Proteins from a genomic interval of Sinobacterium norvegicum:
- a CDS encoding phytoene desaturase family protein — MASVRTGKRYRTNRADKHYDAIVVGSGMGGLTNAALLSLLGKKVCVLEQHYTAGGFTHAYERNGYEWDVGVHYVGEVHKPSTLGRIFDVISQGRLKWAEMDPTYDRIILGEQEYDFVSGRENFIEQLASDFPEERQVIEDYVELIRKMSRLTPKFFMGQAMPRLLGNLYNKCRRLLLPKEFFQTTREVLEQLTDNQQLIAVLTGQWGDYGQTPNDAAFVMHALIAKHYLAGGAYPVGGASEIARTIIPTIQQQGGEVFTYAEVDELVVKNNRCVGVRMANGDEIFADTVISNVGYMNTVNRLLPADKQKQYGVKETQKKLQRSSASLGIYAGFKGTTEELGLNSTNLWIYPDADHDGNIKRFLKDPEAEFPLVYVSFPSTKDPSWDERFPGKSTVEIVTITNMDWFEQWNGSTWQQRGEDYEAYKEQLTEKLLEVLFNRLPQLRDALDYCELSTPLSTQFYQLNERGEIYGLDHFVDRFGQSCLHPQTKLKGFYMTGSDVMTAGVGGALMGGLMTTMSMLGLGGSSKVQSLIKNYQIPAEAE, encoded by the coding sequence ATGGCCTCTGTCCGTACCGGCAAGCGCTACCGCACCAATCGTGCCGACAAACACTACGACGCAATCGTCGTCGGCTCAGGCATGGGTGGCTTAACTAACGCTGCACTGTTATCACTACTCGGCAAGAAAGTTTGCGTGCTAGAACAGCACTATACTGCCGGTGGTTTCACCCACGCATACGAGCGCAACGGCTACGAATGGGATGTCGGTGTTCACTATGTTGGCGAAGTACACAAGCCATCAACCCTGGGTCGCATCTTCGATGTCATTAGCCAAGGTCGATTGAAGTGGGCTGAGATGGACCCCACTTATGACCGTATTATTCTCGGCGAGCAGGAATACGACTTCGTCTCAGGACGGGAAAACTTTATCGAGCAGTTGGCCAGTGATTTTCCCGAAGAACGCCAGGTTATCGAGGATTATGTCGAGCTGATTCGCAAGATGAGTCGGTTGACGCCGAAATTTTTCATGGGTCAGGCCATGCCTCGGCTACTGGGCAATCTCTACAATAAATGCCGACGCCTATTGCTGCCAAAAGAGTTTTTCCAAACCACCCGCGAGGTTTTGGAACAGCTCACCGATAACCAGCAACTGATTGCCGTTCTCACCGGCCAGTGGGGCGACTACGGCCAGACACCCAATGATGCCGCCTTTGTCATGCATGCATTAATCGCCAAGCACTACCTCGCCGGTGGCGCCTACCCTGTCGGCGGTGCCAGTGAAATTGCCCGCACTATTATTCCCACGATTCAACAGCAGGGCGGCGAAGTTTTCACCTACGCTGAGGTGGATGAATTAGTGGTCAAAAACAACCGCTGTGTCGGTGTGCGTATGGCCAACGGCGACGAAATATTCGCCGATACAGTCATCAGTAATGTCGGCTATATGAATACCGTCAATCGCCTGCTACCAGCCGACAAGCAAAAGCAATACGGCGTCAAAGAGACACAAAAGAAGCTACAGCGCTCAAGCGCATCGCTGGGCATTTATGCTGGTTTCAAGGGCACGACTGAAGAGCTAGGCCTGAATAGCACCAATTTATGGATCTATCCAGACGCCGATCACGACGGCAATATTAAGCGCTTCCTCAAAGACCCCGAGGCGGAATTCCCGCTGGTCTACGTGTCGTTTCCATCGACGAAAGACCCCTCATGGGACGAGCGTTTCCCCGGTAAATCGACGGTAGAAATCGTCACTATTACCAATATGGATTGGTTCGAGCAGTGGAATGGCAGCACCTGGCAACAGCGTGGCGAAGACTACGAGGCCTATAAAGAACAGCTGACCGAGAAATTACTCGAGGTGCTATTTAACCGTCTGCCGCAGCTACGCGATGCCCTCGATTACTGCGAGCTATCAACACCGTTATCGACCCAATTTTATCAGCTTAACGAACGCGGCGAGATATACGGCCTCGACCACTTCGTCGACCGTTTCGGTCAGAGTTGTCTACACCCACAGACCAAGCTCAAGGGCTTTTACATGACCGGTTCTGATGTCAT
- a CDS encoding PadR family transcriptional regulator — protein sequence MSLKHAVLALLQKEEGSGYDLSKRFKGGMSYFWSASHQQIYQQLKKMLSDDLIAVRVESQDGKPDKKIYQITELGTQALIDWIEEPSKMSRVNDAFLVKLYAGEVVDNSVLAAKIKEHVVHHQKLLTAFALLEEEYAGMNKQQRKRVMLPYMTLRKGVLGEQAWLQWAEEALALLEQ from the coding sequence ATGTCGTTAAAGCACGCGGTATTAGCGCTGTTACAAAAGGAAGAGGGTAGCGGCTACGATTTGTCGAAGCGTTTCAAGGGTGGAATGAGCTATTTTTGGAGCGCCAGCCACCAACAGATCTATCAGCAGTTAAAAAAGATGCTGTCAGATGATTTGATTGCCGTCAGGGTGGAGTCGCAGGACGGCAAACCCGATAAAAAAATCTATCAAATTACCGAATTAGGCACGCAAGCCTTAATCGATTGGATAGAAGAACCGAGCAAGATGAGCCGGGTTAACGATGCCTTCTTGGTGAAGCTGTATGCTGGTGAGGTGGTCGATAACAGCGTCTTGGCCGCTAAGATCAAAGAGCATGTGGTTCATCACCAAAAACTGCTGACGGCCTTCGCGTTGTTAGAAGAAGAGTATGCCGGGATGAATAAGCAGCAGCGTAAGAGGGTGATGCTGCCCTATATGACCCTGCGCAAAGGCGTCTTGGGTGAGCAGGCCTGGCTGCAGTGGGCGGAAGAGGCCTTGGCGTTGCTGGAGCAATAG